In Calothrix sp. PCC 7507, one DNA window encodes the following:
- a CDS encoding STAS domain-containing protein, translating into MSLTVKVIEPSGILDGIRGNILRREVGDILESGADILLIDLKDVKFIDSSGLGALVSAMQMVRKANSKLFVCSVSDQVRMLFELTKMDRIFQTFIDQEDFERQILAIQ; encoded by the coding sequence ATGAGTCTCACAGTCAAAGTCATTGAACCTTCTGGAATTTTGGATGGAATTAGAGGTAATATTCTACGCCGTGAGGTTGGTGATATCCTAGAGAGTGGAGCAGATATTTTATTGATTGATCTCAAAGATGTTAAGTTCATCGATAGCTCTGGTCTGGGCGCTTTAGTATCAGCTATGCAAATGGTACGGAAAGCTAACAGTAAACTATTTGTCTGTTCTGTTAGCGACCAAGTTAGGATGCTATTTGAACTCACTAAAATGGATAGGATTTTTCAAACATTTATCGATCAAGAAGATTTTGAACGCCAAATACTCGCAATCCAATGA
- a CDS encoding anti-sigma regulatory factor, with protein sequence MNNKIQLKVHTNLTVLPQVLSWFEQMNQPPIANQQIWWQCQTLLIEGFTNTVEHAHKNLPNETSIEIEAVRFNEHIEICILSQGEPFNLEQELQEKCEFEDNYQERGRGLKIMSKIADKLHYEQTTDNRYCLFMSKYY encoded by the coding sequence GTGAACAATAAAATTCAGCTAAAAGTTCATACAAATCTTACAGTTTTACCTCAAGTGTTATCTTGGTTTGAGCAGATGAACCAACCACCTATTGCTAATCAACAAATTTGGTGGCAATGCCAAACACTTCTTATAGAAGGCTTTACTAACACTGTTGAACATGCCCACAAAAATTTGCCAAATGAAACTTCTATTGAAATAGAGGCTGTGCGGTTTAATGAACACATAGAAATTTGTATTTTGTCTCAAGGTGAACCCTTCAATTTAGAACAAGAATTGCAAGAAAAATGTGAATTTGAGGATAACTATCAAGAGCGTGGACGTGGTTTAAAAATCATGTCTAAAATTGCTGACAAGTTGCATTATGAACAGACAACAGATAATCGTTATTGCTTATTTATGAGTAAATATTATTAA
- a CDS encoding PIG-L deacetylase family protein, with amino-acid sequence MNNYFDPKNFAKKTVLTIYAHADDEVLPAAGTLNIMSKAGWNVHCLILTDGNLSSSSMKDKRHKEAEEAGKIIGATYEFYALEECNFSTQVVIKVAEEAIKRWQPDLIITHAPQPEKYGHRDHEVCAIAVSNVATRTNIPLWYSAPPVFLRGFEPNFFVDITSVIEEKVAAIGCYESELNKAFMQLDAILVLSRFWARELGQKDGYFEAFEISRQWVDASFFEALANSKKQVAHQELSNISQT; translated from the coding sequence ATGAATAATTATTTTGACCCGAAAAATTTTGCTAAGAAAACTGTTTTGACAATTTATGCTCATGCTGATGATGAAGTCTTACCTGCCGCTGGCACTCTCAATATCATGTCTAAGGCAGGATGGAATGTTCATTGCTTAATTTTGACTGATGGTAATCTTTCCAGTTCATCTATGAAGGATAAACGCCATAAAGAAGCTGAGGAGGCTGGTAAAATTATTGGTGCAACTTATGAGTTTTATGCTCTGGAAGAGTGCAACTTCTCAACACAAGTAGTAATTAAAGTTGCTGAAGAAGCTATTAAACGTTGGCAACCAGATTTAATTATTACTCATGCACCACAACCTGAAAAATATGGGCATAGAGATCATGAAGTTTGTGCGATCGCAGTTTCTAATGTCGCTACTCGCACAAATATTCCTCTTTGGTATTCTGCACCACCTGTTTTTTTACGTGGGTTTGAACCAAATTTTTTTGTAGATATTACCTCTGTAATTGAAGAAAAAGTTGCGGCTATTGGTTGTTATGAATCAGAGCTAAATAAAGCATTTATGCAACTTGACGCCATACTCGTTTTGTCTCGATTTTGGGCACGAGAGTTAGGACAAAAAGATGGTTATTTTGAAGCTTTTGAAATTTCTCGGCAATGGGTTGATGCTAGCTTCTTTGAAGCATTGGCTAATAGTAAAAAGCAAGTAGCTCATCAGGAATTATCCAATATTTCGCAAACTTGA
- a CDS encoding ATP-binding protein, producing the protein MAKLKISKKISTALINSLSAGVVPRLGVEHIAVGREKELQSLLQNLDDIAGGVAAFRFIIGNYGSGKSFMLQLVRNRAMEQGFVVADADLSSERRLAGTNNEGLATYRELMSRLATKTRPDGGALVSILEGWINKIQQEVVKDSGIRPNDEGFDDKVEEKIREVVQYIEDLVHGFDFGSVIIAYWRGYRLDDDNLKNAAMRWLRGEFNTKTEARAALGVRVIIDDDSWYDYIKIFAKFVAEIGYKGLLVLVDESVHLYQISTTVTREKNYNRLLAIFNDTMQCKAEHLGIVIGGTTKFLEDPNRGLFADQAWRRRTKESRFVAQAGVQEYLGPVMRLNPLSQEEILTLLQRLTEIHSLNFGYEKVLTNRELQDFVKEITNRLGAEALLTPGEIVRDFISVLNILHQNPGISFAELINGSNFKPTAVGKNTNIDGEDGAEFSL; encoded by the coding sequence ATGGCAAAACTTAAAATATCGAAAAAAATATCCACTGCTTTAATCAATTCCTTAAGTGCAGGAGTAGTCCCAAGACTAGGAGTAGAACACATAGCAGTTGGTCGAGAAAAAGAACTACAAAGCCTTTTACAAAATCTTGATGATATTGCAGGAGGTGTCGCAGCATTTCGCTTTATAATTGGTAACTACGGTTCTGGAAAAAGCTTCATGCTGCAACTGGTTCGCAACCGTGCTATGGAGCAAGGTTTTGTAGTAGCTGACGCTGATTTGTCTTCAGAGCGCCGACTAGCAGGAACCAACAACGAAGGTTTAGCGACTTATCGAGAATTAATGAGCCGCCTAGCCACAAAAACTCGTCCTGATGGTGGTGCTTTAGTCTCAATTTTAGAAGGATGGATTAATAAAATCCAACAAGAAGTAGTAAAAGATAGTGGGATACGTCCTAATGATGAAGGTTTTGATGACAAAGTGGAAGAAAAAATCAGAGAAGTAGTTCAGTATATTGAAGATTTGGTACACGGCTTTGATTTTGGCAGTGTCATTATTGCTTATTGGCGTGGCTATCGGTTGGATGATGATAATTTAAAAAATGCTGCCATGCGTTGGTTACGCGGGGAATTTAACACCAAAACTGAAGCTAGAGCAGCATTAGGAGTACGTGTCATTATTGATGATGATAGTTGGTATGATTATATCAAGATATTTGCTAAATTTGTGGCTGAAATTGGCTACAAGGGACTATTAGTTTTAGTTGATGAATCTGTACATTTATACCAAATATCTACTACAGTTACAAGAGAAAAAAACTATAATCGATTGCTAGCAATATTTAATGACACCATGCAGTGCAAAGCAGAACATCTAGGCATTGTTATTGGTGGCACAACAAAATTTTTAGAAGACCCAAATCGGGGATTATTTGCTGATCAAGCTTGGCGAAGACGCACCAAAGAAAGCCGTTTTGTTGCACAAGCTGGTGTGCAAGAATATTTGGGGCCAGTGATGCGGCTCAACCCATTAAGTCAGGAAGAAATCTTAACACTTTTGCAACGCTTGACGGAAATTCATAGTCTTAACTTTGGCTATGAAAAGGTTTTGACTAATCGTGAATTGCAGGATTTTGTCAAAGAAATTACCAATCGCTTGGGTGCAGAGGCATTACTAACACCAGGCGAAATTGTGCGAGATTTTATTAGTGTGCTGAATATACTCCACCAAAACCCAGGAATTTCTTTTGCAGAATTAATTAATGGCTCTAATTTTAAACCTACCGCTGTAGGGAAAAATACCAATATAGATGGGGAGGATGGAGCAGAATTTAGTTTATGA
- a CDS encoding tellurite resistance TerB C-terminal domain-containing protein has translation MQPATISNRVFLGIVAFSVSFGLSLVPNWDFPRAMVTGVITLLATYAAAFCVDNRRRAYEMLVLNSLHKRIKELEGLKSRIIREIDKIEEHRNLLYTESNKLKTQVAESRNQRDNLHRESSTFTGQKKQLESEITAFKKELHSLEKSQTELNNSVSNLTAEKRRLELNCNVSRSEINQLQTQISELYEEKQDLESNLTLLGRLKPQIEEKVYELRIQLQELEINVNEQNQLLIATTIKKADVESSQNYLQTKLGEQQAELQQLQSQVSLLQEERDLLQNQVWELLQQMETFEPNSLPAQEQEDDLDLFPFSELLTPIETQEISETLSEEWMTFMEQLPDHEIQVLKAIVKQENLKGTIKQIAEANITMPNLLIDAINERANDILGELVINPGIENPEIYQEHIINVKKMLALYENLMTRQASSN, from the coding sequence ATGCAACCAGCAACCATCAGCAATCGAGTTTTTTTAGGAATAGTTGCCTTTAGCGTAAGTTTTGGTCTTAGCCTCGTTCCCAACTGGGATTTTCCTAGAGCGATGGTGACAGGTGTAATTACTTTACTTGCTACCTATGCAGCCGCATTTTGTGTAGATAATCGGCGCAGAGCTTATGAAATGCTTGTTTTAAATTCTCTTCATAAGCGAATCAAAGAACTCGAAGGATTAAAATCTCGAATTATTAGAGAAATTGACAAAATAGAAGAACATCGTAACTTATTATATACAGAATCAAATAAACTAAAAACTCAAGTAGCCGAGTCCCGTAATCAAAGAGATAATCTCCACAGAGAATCAAGCACTTTCACTGGGCAAAAAAAACAACTAGAATCGGAAATTACTGCTTTCAAAAAAGAGCTTCATAGCTTAGAGAAAAGTCAAACAGAACTGAATAATTCAGTTTCTAACCTCACAGCAGAAAAAAGGCGTCTGGAATTAAATTGTAATGTATCTCGCTCGGAAATTAATCAGTTGCAAACTCAAATTTCTGAACTGTATGAGGAAAAACAAGATCTTGAAAGTAATTTAACCTTACTAGGTAGACTCAAACCCCAAATAGAAGAAAAAGTTTATGAACTGCGAATTCAACTGCAAGAGCTAGAAATTAATGTCAATGAGCAAAATCAGTTACTGATAGCGACAACAATCAAAAAAGCAGATGTAGAATCCAGCCAGAATTACTTACAAACTAAATTAGGAGAACAGCAAGCTGAATTACAACAATTGCAAAGTCAAGTTTCATTATTACAAGAAGAACGTGACCTCTTGCAAAACCAAGTCTGGGAATTACTTCAACAAATGGAAACATTTGAGCCAAATTCCTTACCTGCTCAGGAACAAGAAGACGATTTAGATTTGTTTCCTTTCTCGGAATTACTTACACCTATAGAAACTCAAGAAATATCTGAAACATTATCTGAAGAATGGATGACTTTTATGGAGCAACTACCAGATCACGAAATTCAGGTATTAAAAGCCATAGTCAAACAAGAAAATCTCAAGGGTACTATTAAACAGATTGCGGAAGCAAACATTACTATGCCTAATTTATTAATTGATGCTATAAACGAACGTGCTAATGATATTCTTGGTGAGTTAGTAATTAATCCTGGTATAGAAAATCCAGAAATTTATCAAGAGCATATAATCAACGTCAAAAAAATGCTCGCCCTATATGAAAACCTGATGACTAGACAAGCTTCCTCAAATTAA
- a CDS encoding ATP-binding protein — MNLLLTELLSKCCIEYLIVDENLKILEKSFGVSRFAGLPDAIKLYQDVRILFPELEGLEDIFNTIKEGRKNSFELKGISRSQSTDSPLYIDINVIKNIQEDSISNQLMILVKDSTERMVLEQSLFQGTNEANLLLRNLKASKQYIDQILSSMADALLVTTLSGKLELEEQPFALPNCIKETLSLFAPKVKEKGLKLTFIDKPEVPTMILGDITRLRQVLINLLSNALKFTETGGIEVSVITRKNRDIHSPAATNTDEIQFTIEDTGIGIARDRLDRLFQAFSQADSSIARQYGGTGLGLAICKQLCELMGGKIWVESEPGIGSKFYFTITAPVILEGVVSQEGKIRNVADDAEIDASKPQLRILLAEDNLVNQKIALKQLQSIGYKADVANNGKEVLEIIKKNPYDLIFMDCQMPILDGIETTKEIRLWEDNLFASHRRPIVIAMTANAMKEDKKMCLDAGMDDFLSKPVFKEQLAATLEHWSQFIFKIQSEKLTEQAVSVIEADLLELPIDWEYLHQLSENNAEFELELLQIFIEDTQSHLAITKAAIAANDFPKLAREAHHLKGASANIGARKMHLAADKLEKLAHHQERRGTNILVSELEEFLNCIQDFLRRSQ; from the coding sequence ATGAACTTATTATTAACTGAGTTGTTATCTAAATGTTGTATTGAATATTTGATAGTTGATGAAAATCTAAAAATTTTAGAGAAATCTTTTGGAGTCAGTAGATTTGCTGGTCTTCCTGATGCGATTAAACTATATCAAGATGTGCGAATTTTATTTCCCGAATTAGAGGGACTCGAAGATATTTTTAATACCATTAAAGAGGGTAGAAAAAATAGTTTTGAATTAAAAGGAATTAGTCGTTCACAAAGTACAGATTCTCCTTTATATATTGATATTAATGTTATTAAAAATATCCAAGAAGATTCTATTAGCAATCAGCTAATGATTCTTGTGAAAGATAGTACAGAACGCATGGTTCTTGAGCAATCTTTATTCCAGGGAACAAATGAAGCAAATCTTTTGTTACGCAACCTTAAGGCTTCTAAACAATATATTGACCAAATTTTAAGTTCAATGGCAGATGCATTGCTAGTGACAACTTTATCAGGGAAGCTGGAATTAGAAGAGCAACCTTTTGCACTACCAAATTGCATTAAGGAGACTCTTTCGCTATTTGCACCTAAAGTTAAAGAAAAGGGATTGAAACTCACATTTATAGATAAACCTGAAGTTCCGACGATGATTTTGGGTGACATCACTCGATTGCGCCAGGTTTTGATTAATCTACTCAGTAATGCTTTAAAATTTACTGAAACTGGTGGTATAGAAGTTTCAGTTATAACTCGTAAGAATAGAGATATTCATTCTCCTGCTGCCACAAATACTGACGAAATTCAGTTTACGATAGAAGATACAGGGATTGGAATTGCACGCGATCGCCTTGATCGTTTATTTCAAGCCTTCAGTCAAGCTGACTCCTCCATCGCTCGACAGTACGGCGGTACTGGCTTAGGTCTTGCTATTTGCAAGCAACTTTGTGAATTAATGGGTGGGAAAATTTGGGTAGAAAGTGAACCGGGAATAGGTAGCAAATTTTACTTTACTATTACTGCTCCTGTGATTCTAGAAGGAGTGGTGAGTCAGGAAGGGAAAATAAGAAATGTAGCAGATGATGCCGAGATTGATGCTTCCAAGCCTCAATTAAGGATTCTGTTGGCTGAAGATAATCTAGTGAATCAAAAAATAGCTTTAAAGCAACTCCAAAGTATAGGCTATAAAGCCGATGTTGCTAATAATGGTAAAGAAGTTTTAGAGATAATTAAAAAAAATCCCTATGATTTGATTTTTATGGATTGTCAAATGCCGATTCTTGATGGGATAGAAACCACAAAAGAAATTCGTCTTTGGGAAGATAACTTATTTGCTAGTCATCGGCGTCCTATAGTAATTGCAATGACAGCTAATGCCATGAAAGAAGATAAAAAAATGTGTTTAGATGCAGGTATGGATGATTTTTTAAGCAAGCCTGTATTTAAAGAACAATTAGCGGCTACTTTAGAGCATTGGAGCCAATTTATATTCAAAATACAATCAGAGAAGTTAACTGAGCAGGCAGTTTCTGTAATAGAAGCCGATTTATTAGAACTACCAATTGATTGGGAATACTTACATCAGCTATCAGAAAATAATGCGGAATTTGAATTAGAACTACTACAAATATTCATTGAAGATACCCAATCGCATTTAGCAATAACCAAAGCTGCGATCGCAGCTAATGACTTTCCAAAACTTGCGCGAGAAGCACATCATCTTAAAGGTGCTAGTGCTAATATTGGAGCTAGAAAAATGCACCTGGCTGCTGATAAATTGGAAAAACTAGCTCACCACCAAGAACGTAGGGGTACTAATATCCTAGTTTCAGAATTAGAAGAGTTTCTCAATTGTATTCAAGATTTTTTAAGAAGAAGTCAGTAG
- a CDS encoding PP2C family protein-serine/threonine phosphatase: protein MLKILVIDDDPIIRVALKRTLEKQGYDVTVASNGKEGIVQSQLLRPALIICDWIMSQMDGLEVCRRIKADSELATTFFILLTAKGASPGEEEDRVKGLDAGADEFISKPIEMNELKARVRAGLRLHQLSQDLQNQKQVLETLNQNLQTQKQILEAELAEAADYVRSLLPSPLMGAVTTEALFIPSAQLGGDCFDYYWLDEDNLAIYLLDVSGHGVGSALLSVSVLNILRSQSLPNTNFYQPNEVLQALNQAFQMSNHGAKYFTIWYGVYHRPKRQLIYSSAGHPPAILLSKKSATSLQAQQLGSLDLPIGFLPDINFEDAVLDVEENSTLYIFSDGVYEINQPDGKILGLDTFIEIIMNHSQVNDCHLQQILLEIMTLNIQQILEDDLSLLKICFA, encoded by the coding sequence ATGTTGAAAATTCTAGTTATTGATGACGATCCGATTATTAGAGTGGCATTAAAAAGAACGCTCGAAAAGCAGGGTTATGATGTGACTGTAGCTAGTAATGGTAAAGAAGGAATTGTTCAATCACAACTGCTACGTCCGGCTCTGATTATTTGTGACTGGATAATGTCACAAATGGACGGATTAGAAGTGTGCCGTCGTATCAAGGCAGATTCAGAGTTAGCAACTACTTTTTTTATTTTGTTGACTGCTAAAGGTGCATCTCCCGGAGAGGAGGAAGATAGAGTTAAGGGATTAGACGCTGGAGCGGATGAATTTATCTCTAAACCAATTGAGATGAATGAATTAAAAGCAAGGGTGAGAGCCGGGCTAAGGTTACATCAGCTAAGTCAAGATTTACAGAATCAAAAGCAAGTTTTAGAAACACTCAACCAGAATTTGCAAACTCAAAAACAAATCTTAGAGGCAGAATTAGCTGAGGCAGCTGATTATGTGCGATCGCTACTGCCTTCGCCGCTTATGGGTGCTGTAACTACAGAAGCACTGTTTATTCCCTCAGCGCAGTTAGGGGGTGATTGCTTCGATTATTACTGGCTAGATGAAGATAATTTGGCAATTTATTTGTTGGATGTATCAGGGCATGGGGTTGGTTCTGCCCTGCTATCTGTGTCTGTATTAAATATTTTGCGATCACAATCTCTACCAAATACTAACTTTTATCAACCTAATGAAGTCTTGCAGGCACTCAATCAGGCTTTCCAAATGAGTAATCATGGTGCTAAATACTTCACAATTTGGTATGGAGTTTATCACCGTCCTAAACGTCAACTAATTTACTCCAGCGCCGGACATCCACCTGCTATACTGCTATCGAAAAAATCTGCGACCAGCCTGCAAGCTCAACAACTAGGCTCTTTAGATTTGCCCATAGGCTTTTTGCCAGATATTAATTTTGAGGATGCTGTCTTAGATGTTGAAGAGAATAGCACCTTATACATTTTTAGTGATGGTGTTTATGAAATTAATCAGCCAGACGGTAAGATTTTGGGACTTGATACTTTCATTGAAATAATCATGAATCATAGCCAAGTAAATGACTGTCATCTCCAGCAAATATTATTGGAAATCATGACCTTAAATATTCAACAAATTCTTGAAGATGACTTGTCTTTACTGAAAATTTGTTTTGCTTAG